A single Nitrospirota bacterium DNA region contains:
- a CDS encoding glycosyltransferase family 4 protein, which produces MKKVLIIAFYFPPCINMGAQRPYRLAKYLSSNGWEPIILTKTLPGKPPDGIRIIETPYKDVIGTLKSSFGFDRQKGIHEQMHIQESKNYSHSAWKSKIIKIMREIIAFPDDFIGWQKFALESACELLDNVRIDAIISTSYPVTSHVIASKLKRKYRIPWVADFRDLWTQNHYVRKYRLIHLAEKFLEKKTLSGADLLVTVHPLTDMLREMHRDKNALCITNGYDPADYPETELQLSGKFSITYTGILYAGKRDPSMLFRVIDQLIQDRKIDRDRLEINFIGCSEKWLREEVKSYGLEKIVRIQGMIPREEALRIQRESQVLLIIRWNNKKEEQIIPGKLFEYFGARRPILAIGAGGVVQDILEKTQTGRFADNDKSLSDIILQYYREYMGDGTVSYSGNQTVVDYTYPSIARQYAEVLNTLPC; this is translated from the coding sequence ATGAAAAAGGTATTGATTATCGCTTTCTACTTTCCACCCTGCATAAACATGGGAGCCCAGAGACCATACAGGCTTGCAAAATATCTTTCCAGTAATGGATGGGAGCCAATAATTCTTACGAAAACACTTCCGGGAAAGCCTCCTGATGGAATTCGTATTATTGAAACCCCGTATAAGGATGTTATCGGAACCCTCAAGTCATCCTTCGGGTTTGACAGACAAAAGGGAATTCATGAACAAATGCATATTCAGGAGTCAAAAAATTACTCCCATTCAGCATGGAAAAGTAAAATCATAAAAATTATGAGAGAAATAATTGCCTTTCCCGACGATTTCATCGGATGGCAAAAATTTGCGCTAGAATCGGCCTGTGAATTGCTTGATAATGTGCGAATTGATGCAATTATCAGTACTTCTTACCCAGTCACATCACATGTAATAGCATCGAAACTAAAAAGGAAATACCGTATCCCCTGGGTAGCCGATTTTCGGGATCTCTGGACACAAAATCATTACGTCAGGAAATACAGGTTGATTCATCTTGCCGAGAAATTCTTGGAGAAGAAAACACTCTCAGGGGCTGATCTGCTTGTGACGGTGCATCCTCTTACTGACATGCTAAGGGAAATGCACAGGGACAAGAATGCCTTATGCATTACCAACGGATATGATCCAGCCGATTATCCGGAGACAGAGCTGCAGCTGTCCGGGAAATTTTCAATAACCTATACCGGAATACTCTATGCCGGGAAACGTGATCCGTCGATGCTTTTCAGGGTCATAGATCAATTAATACAGGATCGCAAGATTGACAGAGACCGGTTAGAGATAAATTTCATCGGATGTTCTGAGAAGTGGCTGAGAGAGGAAGTGAAATCCTACGGGCTGGAAAAAATCGTCCGCATACAGGGGATGATCCCCAGGGAGGAAGCACTCAGGATTCAGAGAGAATCTCAGGTGCTGCTCATAATACGTTGGAATAACAAAAAGGAAGAACAGATTATACCGGGAAAATTATTTGAATATTTTGGTGCGAGAAGACCGATTCTTGCTATCGGGGCCGGAGGTGTTGTGCAAGACATTCTGGAAAAAACCCAGACTGGCAGGTTCGCTGACAATGACAAGTCATTAAGTGATATCATTCTGCAATATTATCGTGAATATATGGGTGATGGTACGGTCAGTTATTCTGGCAATCAGACTGTTGTCGATTACACTTACCCTTCTATTGCACGCCAATATGCAGAAGTTTTGAATACGCTGCCATGTTAA
- a CDS encoding O-antigen ligase family protein produces the protein MIYLGVLFAPLFIYLSISKPFIFPFGAYVFLLPFDSVLAISGSGGATITKLLGIITIFVFLTKSLIEKKFEKPDRATLYWILFIIYALTSFFWAIVPEVVQARFMTAIGLLLLYLVVASYGVQKNDFALIKYFLLAGGVSAALITIYKFRTYGMVYDTTDYVRTSLTMGDRASELNKFAFSLLLSVSISIELLLNEKKKWLKILLLSGLSVIILCLLLNGSRGGLIGVGVIFISYILSQKKRLSIWALVLCMAVLLVSLSPNYFTKRWDQAVETGGSGRLIIWSTGLAAADKYWTVGAGLDNFPYVYNEFGSFTPYSTKMGRGAHNIYLSTFIELGIIGLLLLLLGMITHYRAIRTYDQSASAQMLKAAFWAMLVSCFFLDAIWTKTFWMLWILIMMYRNVVDKEHLINHLILSGKIRQ, from the coding sequence TTGATTTATCTTGGCGTTTTATTTGCGCCTTTGTTCATTTACCTGTCGATCTCCAAGCCATTCATTTTTCCGTTCGGGGCATATGTATTCCTTCTCCCATTCGATTCAGTGCTTGCCATTTCAGGTTCCGGGGGAGCAACGATCACAAAACTGCTTGGAATTATTACAATATTTGTTTTTTTGACCAAATCGCTGATTGAAAAGAAATTTGAAAAACCTGACAGAGCAACATTGTACTGGATACTCTTCATCATATATGCGCTCACATCTTTCTTCTGGGCAATTGTTCCGGAGGTGGTCCAGGCAAGATTCATGACGGCAATCGGGTTACTGCTGTTGTATCTTGTCGTAGCTTCATACGGAGTACAGAAAAATGATTTCGCACTCATCAAATATTTTCTTTTGGCAGGTGGGGTCTCTGCTGCTCTCATTACAATATATAAGTTCAGAACCTACGGGATGGTATATGATACGACAGATTATGTCCGGACATCCCTTACAATGGGAGATCGGGCTTCGGAGCTCAATAAATTTGCGTTCAGCCTGTTGCTGTCCGTCTCAATAAGCATTGAATTGCTCCTTAATGAAAAGAAAAAATGGCTGAAAATACTTCTTTTGTCGGGATTATCTGTCATTATTCTCTGCCTGCTCCTGAACGGTTCGCGTGGTGGCCTGATCGGGGTAGGTGTCATATTTATTTCCTATATTCTATCGCAAAAGAAGCGATTGTCCATATGGGCTTTGGTACTTTGCATGGCGGTGCTGCTCGTTTCTCTCAGCCCCAATTATTTTACGAAAAGGTGGGATCAGGCGGTCGAAACCGGTGGCTCCGGAAGGTTGATAATATGGAGCACAGGGCTGGCTGCTGCAGACAAATACTGGACGGTCGGGGCAGGGCTCGACAATTTCCCCTATGTATACAACGAGTTCGGAAGTTTTACACCTTACAGCACGAAGATGGGCCGAGGCGCCCACAATATCTATCTGAGCACATTTATTGAACTTGGCATCATCGGATTGTTACTTTTGTTACTGGGAATGATAACTCATTACCGGGCCATACGCACCTACGATCAGAGCGCCAGCGCACAGATGCTGAAGGCGGCGTTCTGGGCGATGCTTGTCTCATGTTTCTTCCTTGATGCGATATGGACAAAGACATTCTGGATGCTTTGGATTCTGATAATGATGTACAGAAATGTTGTGGATAAGGAACACCTCATAAATCATCTGATCCTGTCCGGCAAGATCAGGCAATGA
- a CDS encoding acyltransferase produces MKCGKNVNIQNRARFGHNLSVGDNSGLGENCRVGSGTIIGNNVMMGADVIIVTQNHKYTRETFEGFIKKPVIIEDNVWIGYRVIILPGVRVGKNAIIGAGAVVTKDVLPYSIVGGVPAKVIKMRE; encoded by the coding sequence ATGAAATGCGGTAAAAATGTGAACATACAGAATCGTGCACGTTTCGGTCACAATCTATCGGTCGGGGACAATTCCGGGCTAGGTGAAAATTGCCGGGTCGGCTCAGGCACAATCATCGGGAATAACGTCATGATGGGAGCTGATGTCATCATTGTCACGCAGAACCATAAATATACCCGGGAAACCTTCGAGGGATTCATAAAAAAACCGGTGATTATTGAGGACAACGTATGGATCGGCTACCGTGTGATTATTTTGCCCGGGGTACGTGTCGGAAAAAATGCCATTATCGGTGCAGGGGCTGTGGTTACAAAAGACGTTCTACCCTATTCTATTGTAGGCGGCGTTCCTGCAAAAGTGATTAAAATGCGTGAATAA
- a CDS encoding glycosyltransferase, with protein MKVLVISYMFPCKRHPISGIFIANLLKELATKLDELVVITPRPYIPKFLLKFKKDWDKWFIDPLFSKEGSIEIIRPYVLNLKGVSYDGVNGILTQYSLLHLVKNLSIKKQFDLILGYNMIPEGITVVRLANKLNLPVAFWAIGSDVNAYSHHNKINYFLSKKSIENSDLVITESKDLEMKVRSFTQKSINVKTFYKGIHIEAFQNLPERHIIINKLSLDPQKKYLLFVGRISRDKGIYDIAAAFANIAGKYPHCDLIMIGEDIEKENIMMTLRENGLQDRVQFRGIVSHRDVAHYMKIAELLVLPTWAEGLPNVVMEAMAIGLPVVASNVDGIPEVLQNEVTGLSVPARNVDKLTDAITRMLDDSALRETCTANAKKLVYENFDVKKNVNLLYDMLVEIKNNHSPH; from the coding sequence ATGAAAGTGCTTGTCATTTCATACATGTTTCCCTGCAAAAGACATCCGATATCCGGTATTTTTATTGCGAATTTATTGAAAGAACTGGCCACCAAACTGGATGAATTGGTCGTCATCACTCCTCGGCCATATATTCCCAAATTTCTGTTAAAATTCAAAAAAGACTGGGACAAGTGGTTTATTGATCCACTTTTTTCTAAAGAAGGTTCAATTGAGATCATCAGACCTTATGTGTTGAATCTCAAAGGAGTATCTTACGACGGGGTTAATGGTATTTTAACGCAATACTCCTTATTACACTTGGTAAAAAATCTTAGTATAAAAAAGCAATTTGACCTCATTTTAGGCTATAACATGATTCCCGAAGGTATCACAGTTGTAAGATTGGCAAATAAGTTGAATTTACCCGTTGCTTTTTGGGCTATCGGATCTGATGTCAATGCATATTCGCATCATAATAAAATAAATTATTTCCTGTCAAAAAAATCCATTGAGAATTCCGATCTGGTGATTACCGAAAGCAAGGATCTTGAAATGAAAGTTCGTTCATTTACTCAAAAATCAATAAACGTAAAAACTTTTTATAAAGGTATCCATATCGAGGCATTTCAAAATCTCCCTGAAAGACATATAATTATCAATAAACTTTCTCTTGATCCTCAAAAAAAATACCTGTTATTTGTCGGAAGAATTTCTCGTGATAAAGGCATTTATGATATCGCTGCTGCTTTTGCGAATATTGCGGGTAAATATCCTCACTGTGACTTAATAATGATTGGTGAAGATATAGAAAAAGAAAATATAATGATGACATTGAGAGAAAATGGGTTACAGGATCGAGTTCAATTCAGAGGCATAGTATCTCACAGAGATGTCGCACATTATATGAAAATTGCGGAACTCCTTGTTCTCCCTACTTGGGCTGAAGGGCTGCCGAATGTTGTTATGGAGGCAATGGCCATTGGCCTTCCGGTTGTAGCAAGTAATGTCGATGGTATTCCTGAAGTCCTGCAAAATGAAGTTACCGGCCTTTCAGTTCCTGCAAGAAATGTCGATAAATTGACTGATGCCATAACGCGGATGCTTGATGACAGTGCATTGAGGGAAACTTGCACTGCGAATGCAAAAAAACTGGTATATGAAAATTTCGACGTGAAAAAAAATGTCAATTTGCTCTATGACATGCTTGTTGAGATCAAAAACAACCATTCACCTCACTGA
- a CDS encoding glycosyltransferase family 4 protein: MNKKVCIIHKVDTLDPRSFYKEGRSLSRAGFEVVIMGTFRNNMTIDGIRILGFGPARNRFARFLATNYRIFLSAVKERAAVYHFHDIDFIPWAILLKAFTRAKVIYDIHEAYPEYMLLKTYIPKYTRRLLSSFIFILEHSAVKFFDGIIPNDNYIAESFRHKNNITVFNFPTLDFFKDGNRIPWKERKYDLFYHGTLPQYHFERMMNIAEKLTTDNIPNKWGIVAKDGPVKEWARAALMKRKLTSNFDFLPYTDYLNIYDYLMNARIGIIPLPPYEKFMKNIPLKLFEFMGCKLPVVLSDLPPSRQFIIGEDCAIPVEPDNVGKYADAIVFLLDNPVRAEEMGMKGQSLVLNKYNWDKEEEKLLKLYNELIYT; this comes from the coding sequence ATGAATAAAAAGGTCTGTATCATTCATAAGGTTGACACCCTGGATCCGCGTTCTTTCTATAAGGAAGGACGTTCACTTTCCAGGGCCGGATTTGAAGTGGTAATTATGGGAACTTTCCGGAACAACATGACAATTGACGGCATCAGAATTCTCGGGTTCGGTCCAGCGAGAAACCGCTTTGCCCGTTTTCTTGCCACAAATTATCGTATTTTTCTGAGTGCGGTGAAAGAGAGGGCAGCGGTATATCATTTCCATGACATCGATTTCATTCCATGGGCAATCCTGCTGAAGGCATTTACCAGAGCCAAAGTCATATATGACATTCATGAAGCATATCCTGAATATATGTTACTGAAAACATATATCCCGAAATATACGAGACGCTTGCTTTCTTCCTTCATATTCATATTGGAGCATTCTGCTGTGAAATTCTTCGACGGTATCATTCCCAATGATAATTATATTGCCGAGAGCTTCCGGCATAAAAATAACATCACTGTCTTCAACTTTCCCACACTGGATTTTTTTAAAGATGGCAACAGGATTCCGTGGAAAGAAAGAAAATATGATCTTTTCTATCACGGCACTTTGCCACAATACCATTTTGAAAGAATGATGAATATCGCAGAAAAGCTTACTACAGACAATATTCCGAACAAATGGGGGATTGTTGCCAAAGACGGACCGGTCAAGGAATGGGCGAGAGCGGCATTGATGAAGAGAAAATTAACGTCGAATTTCGACTTTTTGCCCTATACCGATTACCTGAATATATATGATTATTTAATGAATGCACGGATTGGCATCATTCCTCTCCCGCCATATGAGAAATTTATGAAGAATATTCCATTGAAACTGTTTGAATTCATGGGATGTAAACTTCCGGTCGTATTGTCTGACCTTCCACCTTCCCGGCAATTCATTATAGGCGAGGATTGCGCGATCCCTGTCGAGCCGGACAATGTCGGGAAATATGCAGACGCGATTGTTTTTCTGCTGGACAACCCGGTCAGAGCTGAGGAGATGGGAATGAAAGGACAATCCCTTGTGTTGAATAAATATAATTGGGATAAGGAAGAAGAGAAACTCCTGAAGCTCTACAATGAACTGATATACACATGA
- a CDS encoding ChbG/HpnK family deacetylase yields the protein MNRKSTRSSPRVIINADDFGITDGVNKAIFRLAGAGIITSTSVMCNMPYYTDITELRDTVGVGIHLNLTLAKPVAEPAKIPTLINKNGNFHPLPELIRRMNLRSVSKQEVAFELRAQISRLLDMGIQPDHINSHESFLKYPFFKNIGVEIAQEFGIKSFRSFLQRKFDFSRLLSPRKTLISLYLFVQKKGLRRSGFNLADRYDSLISFGLDHDTALRKLQQIFKDLPQGILEIVVHPGYVDENSSFLGEYVFEREIELNALMSDSFKSILNASGVILISFSSIH from the coding sequence ATGAATCGCAAAAGTACACGATCTTCTCCCAGGGTTATCATCAATGCTGACGATTTCGGCATTACCGATGGAGTAAACAAAGCCATATTCCGGCTTGCAGGGGCCGGAATCATCACAAGTACTTCCGTTATGTGCAATATGCCCTATTATACCGATATCACTGAACTCAGAGATACGGTAGGGGTAGGAATACATTTGAACCTAACTCTCGCGAAACCGGTTGCAGAGCCCGCCAAAATCCCAACACTCATCAATAAAAATGGCAATTTTCATCCCTTACCGGAACTGATAAGACGAATGAACCTCCGGTCTGTATCCAAACAGGAGGTGGCTTTTGAACTTCGAGCTCAAATCAGCCGTCTTCTTGATATGGGGATACAGCCGGATCATATCAACTCTCACGAGTCATTTCTCAAATATCCTTTTTTTAAAAACATAGGTGTGGAAATAGCTCAGGAATTTGGCATAAAATCATTCCGGTCCTTTCTGCAGAGGAAATTTGACTTTTCCCGCCTGCTCAGTCCCAGAAAAACATTGATATCTCTCTACCTCTTTGTGCAGAAAAAAGGACTCAGACGATCCGGCTTTAATCTGGCTGACAGATATGATTCATTAATATCTTTCGGTCTTGATCATGATACGGCCTTAAGGAAGCTTCAACAGATATTTAAGGATTTGCCACAGGGAATTCTTGAAATCGTTGTGCATCCCGGATATGTCGACGAGAACAGCAGCTTTTTGGGTGAATATGTATTCGAAAGGGAAATTGAGTTAAATGCGCTTATGAGTGATTCCTTCAAAAGCATTTTGAATGCTTCAGGTGTAATTTTGATCAGTTTCTCTTCGATCCATTGA
- a CDS encoding glycosyltransferase family 2 protein — translation MDIPLVSIVIPCRNESRFIGKCLDSILANDYPKDKLDILVIDGMSEDATKSALKTYMEKFSFIRVFDNHRKIVPSAMNIGIRHALGRIIIRMDAHNIYNSDYISKSVRYLKEYDVDNVGGIWITLPGADTVIARSIALALTHPFGAGNAYYRLGVKKPELVDTVPFGCYKKEVFDRIGLFDEDLIRNQDDEFNARLIANGGKILLAPDIISFYHARDSLRKIAKMFFQYGYFKPLAAKKIGKIFTLRQLVPPAFMLSLITFGALSFVHIFFFYVFLSIFLIHLICNIFFSASIATKKGIVYLIVLPFVFLAIHLSYGWGYLKGIMDFILLKKHRANRLKDMSLSR, via the coding sequence ATGGATATCCCTTTAGTATCTATCGTCATTCCATGCAGAAATGAATCAAGGTTTATCGGCAAATGTCTTGACTCGATTCTCGCAAACGATTACCCGAAGGATAAATTGGATATTCTCGTGATAGATGGGATGAGTGAAGATGCTACCAAATCCGCGTTAAAGACTTATATGGAAAAGTTCTCCTTTATCAGGGTGTTCGATAACCACCGGAAAATTGTCCCATCGGCTATGAATATCGGCATCAGACATGCATTGGGCAGAATAATCATCAGAATGGATGCCCACAATATATATAACAGTGATTATATTTCAAAAAGTGTTCGATATCTGAAGGAATACGATGTCGATAATGTAGGCGGCATCTGGATTACCTTACCCGGTGCAGATACTGTTATTGCCCGATCAATCGCTTTGGCACTCACACACCCTTTTGGCGCAGGCAACGCATACTACAGATTAGGCGTAAAAAAACCTGAACTTGTAGACACTGTTCCTTTCGGATGCTACAAGAAAGAGGTATTTGACAGAATCGGCCTTTTTGACGAGGATCTGATCCGGAATCAGGACGATGAATTCAATGCAAGACTCATCGCGAACGGGGGGAAGATACTTCTTGCTCCCGATATAATCTCTTTCTATCATGCACGGGATTCTCTCCGAAAAATTGCAAAAATGTTTTTTCAATATGGGTACTTTAAGCCTCTGGCGGCAAAAAAAATTGGGAAAATTTTCACCCTGAGGCAGTTGGTACCACCTGCTTTTATGCTGAGCCTGATTACTTTCGGTGCACTCTCATTTGTGCATATATTTTTCTTTTATGTGTTCTTGTCGATTTTTCTTATCCATCTGATTTGCAACATATTCTTTTCCGCATCAATCGCAACCAAAAAAGGCATAGTTTATCTGATAGTTCTTCCATTTGTGTTTCTTGCGATCCATTTGAGTTATGGATGGGGGTACCTCAAAGGAATTATGGATTTCATCCTATTGAAAAAACACCGTGCGAACAGGCTGAAGGACATGTCCCTGTCAAGGTAA
- a CDS encoding class I SAM-dependent methyltransferase — MKTLKSKGFSDLKDKKILDIGCGDGNTLRNFIQYGASPENCFGIDLLPDRIQQASRLSPNLHFTCGDASSLPFKDAIFDIVLQYTVFTSIFDQDMKKNIADEMKRVLKHEGIIVWYDFFVNNPRNPNVRGVKQQEVRSLFKGYDIQIYFLTLAPPLVRLLAPVSLTFCHILEKLPILCTHHLAIIRKLG, encoded by the coding sequence TTGAAAACACTTAAATCGAAAGGATTCTCAGACCTGAAAGATAAAAAGATACTTGATATAGGATGTGGAGACGGCAACACACTGAGGAATTTCATTCAATATGGAGCATCGCCAGAAAATTGCTTCGGGATAGACCTCCTTCCTGACAGAATCCAACAAGCCTCCAGACTATCTCCGAATCTCCATTTTACATGCGGAGATGCATCGAGTCTACCGTTTAAGGATGCAATTTTCGATATTGTATTACAATATACAGTATTCACCTCTATCTTCGATCAAGACATGAAAAAGAATATTGCCGACGAGATGAAAAGGGTCTTGAAGCATGAGGGCATCATTGTCTGGTATGATTTTTTTGTAAACAATCCCCGAAATCCGAATGTAAGGGGTGTGAAGCAGCAGGAGGTTCGCAGTCTTTTCAAAGGGTATGATATTCAGATATATTTCCTGACATTAGCACCCCCGCTGGTAAGGCTTCTTGCCCCCGTCTCATTAACGTTCTGCCATATTCTTGAAAAACTGCCAATTCTTTGTACACACCATCTCGCAATAATCAGAAAATTGGGCTAA
- a CDS encoding glycosyltransferase: MPKVSVIIPTYNRADFLYSAISSVLAQTFQDFEIIVVDDASTDATRDITEGFKEKRLIYVNHKKNKGEAFSRNSGVMQAKGIYIAFLDDDDEWSPEKLSKQVDLLDNAADNVGLVYTGYSVIEKNSQNVLSIKLPSNKGVVYEDIIRRNFIGTPSTVLIRRACIEKVGLFDEDIAYGLDHDMWIRIAQFFHFDYIGESLVRYNVHLNRITNNTPLRAKGIEDLTKKYGNDFILNNTFYRNSLLPLGVQLCILGDMKNGIKLLKKAVRADPFILRNYFFLGSALCGEANFSRIRRMKHYLSALIRDNSS, from the coding sequence ATGCCAAAGGTCAGCGTAATTATACCTACCTATAATCGTGCCGACTTTCTTTACTCGGCAATATCAAGTGTCTTAGCCCAGACGTTTCAGGATTTTGAAATAATTGTAGTTGACGATGCTTCAACTGATGCGACACGAGATATCACAGAGGGGTTTAAAGAGAAGAGGCTGATTTATGTAAATCACAAAAAAAACAAAGGGGAGGCATTCTCCAGGAACTCCGGGGTAATGCAGGCCAAGGGCATCTATATCGCATTCCTTGATGATGACGATGAATGGTCGCCGGAGAAATTATCCAAGCAGGTTGATCTTCTTGATAATGCTGCAGATAACGTCGGCCTTGTCTACACCGGCTATTCGGTCATAGAAAAAAATAGTCAGAATGTTCTGTCGATCAAACTTCCTTCCAACAAGGGTGTCGTCTATGAAGACATCATACGCAGAAACTTCATTGGAACTCCGTCGACCGTGCTGATCAGAAGAGCCTGCATTGAAAAAGTGGGGTTATTTGATGAGGATATCGCGTACGGGCTGGATCATGATATGTGGATAAGAATTGCACAGTTTTTTCATTTTGATTACATAGGGGAGAGCCTTGTAAGGTATAACGTCCATCTGAACAGGATCACAAACAATACTCCGCTCAGGGCAAAGGGAATAGAGGATTTGACAAAAAAATACGGGAACGACTTCATTCTGAACAATACCTTCTATCGGAACAGTCTGCTGCCCCTCGGAGTTCAGCTATGCATCCTTGGAGACATGAAAAACGGGATAAAATTGCTGAAAAAGGCTGTCAGGGCTGATCCCTTCATATTAAGAAATTATTTTTTTCTTGGCTCCGCCCTTTGCGGCGAAGCCAATTTTTCAAGAATAAGAAGAATGAAACATTATCTCTCTGCATTGATTCGGGATAACAGCAGTTAA
- a CDS encoding ABC transporter permease, producing the protein MRSLEYNADLVLHLVKRSFHLRYKGSVIGILWYLLFPLSQLLVLVFLFGKVVPLNIDAYPAFVFCALLPWVWFSSCLNSSASLFIANRDLIRKPNFAPLVLIVVDTLSNLLAYLIFLPVLFLMLALYDHYVSLSLIYFPLLILIQGLLIIGLGMIISTMNVFYRDIQQIVSVGVMLLFYLTPVFYRSEAISSNFKLLFTLNPIAVLIQSYRSVIFYGSAPEWGPLLLSAAISVIICVFGFLIYKRRFPDIFDAL; encoded by the coding sequence ATGAGATCACTTGAATACAATGCTGATTTGGTGCTGCATCTCGTAAAACGCAGTTTCCATCTCCGTTACAAAGGTTCCGTTATAGGCATCCTTTGGTATCTTCTTTTCCCGCTTTCTCAGCTGCTTGTGCTTGTGTTCCTGTTCGGGAAAGTCGTACCTCTGAATATAGATGCGTACCCCGCCTTTGTTTTTTGTGCGCTGCTCCCCTGGGTATGGTTCAGCTCCTGCCTCAATTCATCTGCAAGCCTGTTTATTGCAAACCGGGACCTGATAAGAAAGCCGAACTTCGCCCCGCTGGTTCTGATAGTTGTTGATACTCTTTCGAATCTGCTCGCATATCTCATATTCCTTCCGGTACTTTTTCTGATGCTCGCCCTTTATGATCATTATGTATCCCTCTCTCTCATATATTTTCCCCTGCTGATTCTCATACAGGGCCTGCTGATAATAGGACTGGGAATGATCATATCAACAATGAATGTCTTTTACCGCGATATACAGCAGATCGTGAGCGTGGGAGTTATGCTTTTGTTTTATCTGACTCCCGTATTTTACCGGTCTGAAGCTATTAGCAGCAACTTTAAACTGCTCTTTACCCTGAATCCCATTGCAGTTCTTATCCAGAGCTACCGGTCGGTGATATTTTATGGCTCTGCTCCCGAATGGGGTCCTCTCCTGTTGTCTGCTGCGATCAGTGTCATTATCTGCGTGTTCGGGTTCCTCATCTATAAACGCCGTTTTCCTGATATTTTTGATGCATTATAA
- a CDS encoding ABC transporter ATP-binding protein gives MQNGLVVENVSKCFRIQKNRPRTIRDAVIQRFNKYHDSVSDLWALRDITFSVKKGTVLGLIGHNGAGKSTLLRLLCGLGKPTRGYILRPGNIGTLLELGSGFHIDMTGRENLMTGGLLSGLTTRQVKAVEEKIIHFAELEKFIDQPVRTYSSGMYLRLAFSTAIHFDPDYLIIDEVLAVGDSRFQQKCLDRLYALRDAGKSFIIATHDMEQARFLCNEVIVLEEGRIAMQGDPESAISCYHDLMRQRSERRAENLSGEIRQHALPERGSRLGTQEAFIHAVNIYDNSGTATDSILSGEALTLELQYRLVKPVSDMALTLGIYSTKNVKCFEATLNSTSAMFGTPEEHGRFICHIPELHLLSGQYFINVGIYPCNWDFVYDYHWQMHVLHVVEKQEHASNITGVISVNPRWSA, from the coding sequence ATGCAGAACGGCTTAGTTGTAGAGAATGTTTCAAAATGTTTTCGCATCCAAAAAAACCGTCCCCGCACCATCAGAGACGCGGTAATTCAGAGGTTCAATAAATACCATGACTCGGTCAGCGATCTCTGGGCCCTGCGTGATATCACCTTTTCGGTAAAAAAGGGAACGGTTTTAGGTCTCATCGGCCATAATGGAGCGGGAAAAAGCACCCTGCTGCGCCTTCTCTGCGGTCTGGGAAAACCCACCAGGGGATATATCCTTCGCCCGGGCAATATAGGAACCCTTCTTGAACTGGGAAGCGGGTTTCATATCGACATGACCGGCCGTGAAAACCTCATGACGGGAGGTCTTTTGTCCGGCCTCACCACACGACAGGTGAAAGCCGTTGAGGAGAAGATAATTCATTTTGCAGAGCTTGAAAAATTCATCGATCAGCCGGTCAGAACCTACTCCAGCGGAATGTATCTTCGTCTCGCCTTCTCGACTGCTATCCATTTCGATCCGGATTACCTGATCATCGATGAAGTTCTGGCAGTAGGTGATTCCCGTTTTCAGCAGAAATGCCTTGACCGTCTCTACGCACTCCGTGACGCGGGGAAATCATTCATTATCGCAACCCATGACATGGAACAGGCACGCTTTTTGTGCAACGAAGTGATTGTTCTGGAGGAAGGCCGCATTGCCATGCAGGGAGATCCTGAGAGTGCCATCAGCTGCTATCATGATCTCATGCGACAAAGATCTGAGCGAAGAGCAGAGAACCTCTCCGGTGAGATACGACAGCATGCTCTACCGGAAAGGGGAAGCCGTCTTGGCACCCAGGAGGCGTTCATACATGCGGTGAATATTTATGACAACTCGGGTACCGCAACCGACAGTATCTTGAGCGGGGAAGCTCTCACTCTCGAGCTTCAATACCGACTTGTTAAGCCCGTATCTGACATGGCTCTTACCCTGGGAATCTACAGCACCAAGAATGTGAAATGTTTTGAGGCGACATTGAATTCCACCAGTGCCATGTTCGGAACGCCCGAAGAACATGGTCGTTTCATTTGTCATATACCGGAACTTCACCTGCTTTCAGGACAGTATTTTATAAATGTGGGTATCTATCCCTGCAATTGGGATTTTGTCTATGACTACCACTGGCAGATGCATGTCCTGCACGTCGTTGAGAAGCAGGAACACGCCTCAAATATTACCGGTGTAATTTCTGTGAACCCAAGATGGTCGGCATGA